A genome region from Thermococcus gorgonarius includes the following:
- a CDS encoding P-loop NTPase has product MQVAVSGGKGGTGKSTVAINLAVALRNLGVNLTMADLDVEAPNDHLLLGVDLANEEPVNQFMPRFDYSKCTKCRKCAEVCEEHAIITLKDGTPFLMPTLCSGCRACEIVCPVPGAILEGSRLIGHIYVTETPYGFTLVTGKLKEGEERSMPLVVAAKRRAMEIHEKTGGIFLVDTAAGTGNTVSKAIEFSDLLIAVTEPTPLGIHDTELILELGKLMEIPTWVVINRADLGEKGKVYELAKKYGAEVVAEIPYSEKVVRSYVSGKPIVLSDSPEAEIFKAIAERVLAFGGGE; this is encoded by the coding sequence TTGCAGGTAGCAGTGAGCGGTGGAAAGGGAGGAACTGGGAAGTCTACCGTCGCCATTAATCTTGCGGTAGCGCTCAGGAATCTGGGAGTTAACCTCACAATGGCAGACTTGGACGTTGAGGCCCCAAACGACCACCTTCTCCTCGGGGTTGACCTGGCCAACGAGGAGCCGGTGAACCAGTTCATGCCGCGCTTTGACTACTCGAAGTGTACCAAGTGCAGAAAATGCGCCGAAGTATGTGAGGAGCACGCCATAATCACCCTGAAGGATGGAACTCCTTTCCTGATGCCGACCCTCTGCTCCGGTTGCAGGGCCTGTGAAATAGTTTGTCCAGTTCCGGGGGCAATCCTTGAGGGGTCAAGACTTATCGGGCACATCTACGTAACCGAAACCCCCTACGGCTTTACTCTGGTGACCGGAAAACTGAAGGAAGGCGAGGAGAGGTCGATGCCCCTCGTCGTGGCCGCCAAGAGGAGGGCAATGGAAATACATGAAAAGACGGGCGGAATTTTCCTCGTTGATACTGCCGCTGGAACCGGCAACACCGTTTCAAAGGCCATCGAGTTCTCGGATCTCCTCATAGCGGTTACGGAACCAACTCCGCTTGGAATTCACGACACCGAGCTAATCCTCGAACTGGGAAAGCTCATGGAAATTCCCACGTGGGTAGTGATAAACAGGGCTGACCTCGGCGAGAAGGGGAAGGTCTACGAGTTGGCCAAAAAGTACGGTGCCGAAGTAGTGGCTGAAATACCCTACAGCGAGAAGGTAGTGAGGAGCTACGTTAGCGGAAAGCCGATTGTCCTGAGCGATTCTCCCGAGGCGGAGATATTCAAAGCAATTGCCGAGAGGGTTCTCGCTTTTGGAGGTGGTGAGTGA